In one Cellulomonas sp. JZ18 genomic region, the following are encoded:
- a CDS encoding glycoside hydrolase family 16 protein produces the protein MRAAPVHPAPVHAAPVRPAPTSPRHAGRRRHAGAARLTAAVTALLAAAAGAVVAVVTAPPAAAAPGDVVWQQEFDGPAGSAPDPAVWNHDLGAGGWGNAELQEYTASRANSALDGQGNLVITARREPDGRYTSARLQTNDKVEIRYGRVEARIQIPRGQGIWPAFWMLGADFPQNTWPNSGEIDVMENIGREPHLVHGTVHGPGYSGGAGLLGTYQHPQGWSFADTFHTFAVDWRPGEITWSVDGNVYHRVTPASLGGRTWVFDKPFFLILNVAVGGQWPGYPDATTQLPQQMRVDYVRVYDNGATGGGTGGGTGAELPTGTGTVRVDDRLCLDVPWADPRDGNPIQVVTCNGNAAQSWTRGADGTVRALGKCLDVAGGGTANGTVVQLWTCNGTPAQRWTYDAGSRALRNPQSGRCLDAVGGTPVFDGQRVQVWDCTGAANQRWTL, from the coding sequence GTGCGTGCAGCACCCGTCCACCCCGCCCCCGTCCACGCAGCCCCCGTCCGGCCGGCACCGACGTCGCCGCGCCACGCGGGCCGGCGGCGGCACGCCGGCGCGGCCCGGCTCACGGCCGCCGTCACGGCCCTGCTCGCCGCGGCCGCCGGTGCCGTCGTGGCCGTCGTGACCGCCCCGCCCGCCGCCGCAGCCCCCGGCGACGTCGTCTGGCAGCAGGAGTTCGACGGCCCGGCCGGGTCCGCCCCCGACCCCGCGGTGTGGAACCACGACCTGGGCGCGGGCGGCTGGGGCAACGCCGAGCTGCAGGAGTACACGGCCTCGCGCGCGAACTCGGCGCTCGACGGCCAGGGCAACCTCGTCATCACCGCCCGGCGCGAGCCCGACGGCCGCTACACGTCGGCGCGCCTGCAGACCAACGACAAGGTCGAGATCCGCTACGGCCGCGTCGAGGCCCGCATCCAGATCCCCCGCGGCCAGGGCATCTGGCCGGCGTTCTGGATGCTCGGCGCCGACTTCCCGCAGAACACGTGGCCGAACAGCGGCGAGATCGACGTCATGGAGAACATCGGCCGCGAGCCGCACCTCGTGCACGGCACGGTCCACGGCCCCGGCTACTCCGGCGGCGCCGGCCTGCTGGGCACGTACCAGCACCCGCAGGGCTGGTCCTTCGCCGACACGTTCCACACGTTCGCGGTCGACTGGCGGCCGGGCGAGATCACCTGGTCCGTCGACGGGAACGTCTACCACCGCGTCACGCCCGCCAGCCTGGGCGGCCGCACGTGGGTGTTCGACAAGCCGTTCTTCCTCATCCTCAACGTCGCGGTCGGCGGGCAGTGGCCCGGCTACCCCGACGCCACCACGCAGCTCCCGCAGCAGATGAGGGTCGACTACGTCCGCGTGTACGACAACGGCGCCACCGGGGGCGGCACGGGCGGCGGCACGGGTGCGGAGCTGCCCACCGGCACCGGGACCGTCCGGGTCGACGACCGGCTCTGCCTCGACGTCCCGTGGGCCGACCCGCGCGACGGCAACCCGATCCAGGTCGTGACGTGCAACGGCAACGCGGCGCAGTCGTGGACGCGGGGCGCCGACGGCACGGTCCGCGCGCTCGGCAAGTGCCTCGACGTGGCCGGCGGCGGCACCGCCAACGGCACGGTGGTGCAGCTGTGGACGTGCAACGGGACGCCCGCGCAGCGCTGGACCTACGACGCCGGCAGCCGGGCGCTGCGCAACCCGCAGTCGGGACGCTGCCTCGACGCGGTCGGCGGCACCCCCGTGTTCGACGGGCAGCGCGTCCAGGTGTGGGACTGCACGG
- a CDS encoding RtcB family protein, protein MPFTRLSDRLVSWASVLDPATREQAERTAELPFVHPHVALMPDAHLGKGATVGSVIPTLRALIPAAVGVDIGCGMIAVRTQWTEDGLRAARKPLRALREDVERRVPLSAGAANRRLTDSAAARVAELERAAAAIGLSPDGYVAGWRLQLGSLGSGNHFIEVTVDEASRVWLFLHSGSRGVGNRLAQHHIRVAADVCRRRGVTLPDRDLAYVEEGTDEFDHYVRELRWAQDYAVANREEMMDRVVAALAQHMDADVVEHERVNCHHNFTELEHHHGEDVWVSRKGAIRARAGDAGLIPGSMGTASYVVVGRGEPESLCSSPHGAGRAYSRSAARRTFTRAQLREAMQGIEYRDTDAFLDEIPAAYKDIDQVMADAADLVEVRHVLRQVVNVKGD, encoded by the coding sequence ATGCCCTTCACCCGCCTCTCCGACCGTCTCGTCAGCTGGGCCTCGGTCCTCGACCCCGCGACGCGCGAGCAGGCCGAGCGCACCGCCGAGCTGCCGTTCGTGCACCCCCACGTCGCGCTCATGCCCGACGCGCACCTGGGCAAGGGCGCGACGGTGGGCAGCGTCATCCCGACGCTGCGGGCGCTGATCCCGGCGGCGGTGGGCGTCGACATCGGCTGCGGCATGATCGCGGTGCGCACGCAGTGGACGGAGGACGGGCTGCGCGCCGCCCGCAAGCCCCTGCGGGCCCTGCGCGAGGACGTCGAGCGGCGCGTCCCGCTGTCCGCCGGCGCCGCGAACCGTCGCCTCACGGACAGCGCCGCGGCACGCGTCGCGGAGCTGGAGCGCGCCGCCGCGGCGATCGGGCTGAGCCCCGACGGCTACGTCGCCGGCTGGCGGCTGCAGCTGGGGTCGCTCGGTTCGGGCAACCACTTCATCGAGGTGACCGTCGACGAGGCGAGCCGGGTCTGGCTGTTCCTGCACTCGGGCTCGCGCGGCGTGGGCAACCGCCTCGCGCAGCACCACATCCGCGTCGCCGCGGACGTGTGCCGCCGCCGCGGGGTCACGCTGCCCGACCGCGACCTCGCGTACGTCGAGGAGGGCACGGACGAGTTCGACCACTACGTGCGCGAGCTGCGCTGGGCGCAGGACTACGCCGTCGCGAACCGTGAGGAGATGATGGACCGGGTCGTGGCCGCGCTCGCGCAGCACATGGACGCGGACGTCGTCGAGCACGAGCGCGTCAACTGCCACCACAACTTCACCGAGCTGGAGCACCACCACGGCGAGGACGTGTGGGTGTCGCGCAAGGGCGCGATCCGGGCCCGCGCGGGGGACGCCGGCCTCATCCCGGGGTCGATGGGCACGGCGTCGTACGTGGTGGTCGGCCGGGGCGAGCCGGAGTCCCTGTGCTCGAGCCCGCACGGGGCGGGACGCGCCTACTCGCGCTCGGCGGCGCGCCGCACGTTCACCCGTGCCCAGCTGCGCGAGGCGATGCAGGGCATCGAGTACCGCGACACGGACGCGTTCCTCGACGAGATCCCGGCCGCGTACAAGGACATCGACCAGGTGATGGCGGACGCCGCCGACCTCGTCGAGGTCCGGCACGTGCTGCGGCAGGTCGTCAACGTCAAGGGCGACTGA